The following are encoded in a window of Thunnus albacares chromosome 17, fThuAlb1.1, whole genome shotgun sequence genomic DNA:
- the LOC122967667 gene encoding casein kinase I, with the protein MELRVGNKYRLGRKIGSGSFGDIYLGANIATGEEVAIKLECVKTKHPQLHIESKFYKMMQGGVGIPSIKWCGAEGDYNVMVMELLGPSLEDLFNFCSRKFSLKTVLLLADQMISRIEYIHSKNFIHRDVKPDNFLMGLGKKGNLVYIIDFGLAKKYRDARTHQHIPYRENKNLTGTARYASINTHLGIEQSRRDDLESLGYVLMYFNLGSLPWQGLKAATKRQKYERISEKKMSTPIEVLCKGYPSEFSTYLNFCRSLRFDDKPDYSYLRQLFRNLFHRQGFSYDYVFDWNMLKFGASRTAEDGDRERRAGDERDERIGGAPRGSATRGIPPGPNPGPANRVRNGPEQAISNPASRVQQSGNTSPRAISRAERERKVSMRLHRGAPANVSSSDLTARHDQSRISTSQVSVPFEHMGK; encoded by the exons ATGGAGCTGAGAGTGGGGAACAAGTACCGGCTCGGGCGAAAGATAGGGAGTGGTTCCTTTGGAGACATTTACCTTG GTGCCAACATTGCCACTGGTGAGGAAGTAGCCATCAAGCTGGAATGTGTGAAGACCAAACATCCACAGCTGCACATTGAAAGCAAGTTCTACAAGATGATGCAAGGAGGAG TGGGTATTCCATCGATAAAATGGTGTGGTGCCGAGGGAGACTACAACGTGATGGTAATGGAGCTGCTTGGTCCCAGTCTGGAGGACCTTTTCAACTTTTGCTCCCGGAAGTTCAGCCTAAAGACCGTCCTGCTATTGGCAGACCAAATG ATAAGTCGCATCGAGTACATCCACTCCAAGAATTTCATCCATCGGGATGTGAAGCCTGACAACTTCCTAATGGGCCTTGGCAAGAAGGGTAACCTGGTGTACATCATTGACTTTGGCCTGGCCAAAAAGTACCGTGATGCCCGCACACACCAGCACATCCCTTACAGGGAGAACAAGAACCTGACTGGCACAGCTCGCTACGCCTCCATCAACACACATCTTGGAATTG AACAGTCAAGACGTGATGACCTGGAGTCTCTCGGCTATGTCCTCATGTACTTCAACCTGGGATCTTTACCCTGGCAGGGCCTCAAGGCTGCTACCAAAAGACAGAAGTATGAACGCATCAgtgagaagaaaatgtccacCCCCATCGAGGTTCTTTGCAAAGGATACCCTT CTGAGTTCTCCACATACCTGAATTTTTGCCGTTCGCTCCGTTTTGACGACAAGCCAGACTACTCTTACCTACGACAGCTCTTCAGGAATCTTTTCCACCGACAGGGCTTCTCCTATGATTATGTCTTTGACTGGAATATGCTCAAATTT GGTGCCAGTCGGACAGCCGAAGATGGGGATCGAGAGAGGAGGGCGGGAGATGAGAGGGATGAGCGGATTGGTGGAGCCCCCAGGGGATCTGCAACACGGGGCATCCCCCCAGGTCCCAACCCTGGGCCTGCCAACAGAGTCAGGAACGGGCCAGAGCAGGCCATCTCTAACCCTGCCTCACGGGTCCAGCAGTCTG GGAACACGTCGCCTCGTGCAATTTCTCgcgcagagagggagaggaaggtgAGCATGCGGCTCCACCGTGGGGCTCCTGCCAACGTATCGTCCTCTGACCTCACAGCCCGTCATGACCAATCCAGAATTTCCACATCACag GTCAGCGTGCCATTTGAGCACATGGGGAAGTAG